One Larus michahellis chromosome 20, bLarMic1.1, whole genome shotgun sequence genomic window carries:
- the NUDT18 gene encoding 8-oxo-dGDP phosphatase NUDT18, with the protein MGEAPTPELDAVLGGGGWDVGGTFEGPPPPTGPIRLGKNACYVVLAVLFNEEDGVLLVQEAKPECRGKWYLPAGRMEPGESIVAAMRREVKEETGLECEALTLLALEERGPAWIRFAFLARPTGGTLKTLEEADAESLQATWWPGDPCALPLRALDILPLLDLAARYRRSPPHPPTLPQELPCALVCLRLLLAFTNDAGDLWVLLGTAGTPHLPVVACGTSPAELRGGLRLPVLRLLRDCLPPDPHPGPLGLLGLQHRAGGAGGGDGVCFNVLLSIPPSSPGAAPPEPHSPAFRWWRVEEESLRGRILQRLRDAATVPVRS; encoded by the exons ATGGGGGAGGCTCCGACCCCGGAGCTGGATGCGGTGCTGGGTGGCGGcggctgggatgtgggggggacCTTCGAGGGCCCACCACCACCCACCGGCCCCATCCGCCTGGGGAAGAACGCCTGCTACGTGGTCCTGGCCGTGCTCTTCAACGAGGAG GACggggtgctgctggtgcaggAGGCCAAGCCCGAGTGCCGGGGGAAGTGGTACCTGCCGGCCGGCAGGATGGAGCCCGGCGAGAGCATCGTGGCCGCCATGCGGAGGGAGGTGAAGGAGGAGACAGGGTTGGAGTGCGAAGCCCTCACTTTGCTGGCGCTGGAGGAGAGGGGGCCGGCGTGGATCCGCTTCGCCTTCCTCGCGCGCCCCACCG GCGGGACCCTGAAGACCCTGGAGGAGGCTGACGCCGAGTCCCTGCAAGCGACGTGGTGGCCTGGGGACCCCTGTGCCCTGCCTCTGCGAGCCCTGGACATCCTGCCCTTGCTGGACCTCGCCGCCCGCTACCGCCGcagccccccgcacccccccacgCTGCCGCAGGAGCTGCCCTGCGCCCTGGTCTGCTTACGGCTCCTGCTGGCCTTCACCAACGACGCTGGGGACCtttgggtgctgctgggcacggCTGGGACCCCCCACCTGCCCGTGGTGGCTTGTGGCACCTCCCCGGCCGAGCTGCGGGGGGGTCTCCGCCTGCCcgtgctgcggctgctgcgggaCTGCCTGCCCCCGGACCCCCACCCGGGACCCCtagggctgctggggctgcagcaccgggctgggggtgctggggggggcgacGGCGTCTGCTTCAACGTGCTGCTGAGCATCCCGcccagcagccccggggccgccccccctgagccccacagccccgcTTTCCGCTGGTGGCGGGTGGAGGAGGAGAGCCTGAGGGGCCGCATCCTGCAGCGGCTCCGGGATGCGGCCACCGTGCCCGTCCGCAGCTAG
- the HR gene encoding lysine-specific demethylase hairless: MASDARMGETPPRWRRAQEAAQDARGMESSGVVLSRSTAAELGLPGYQEPGKLSYGVEKGCPWRGSEGCLGTGRELAGGRLGCPYPPAPPCLRDTLCRPKDGAELPPLLPPPRNGQPKAGWDEPCKDHQGPRWAEAVLAPLALYSHAYHRYPLPFPGMETQRPDTAGKPRAAAGDGAGDPPAFRHCPFLVEAKHSPFLLSSLLPTGPPADPPFGGGGTEGPGTMGDGRFAGVDWRLGSYVPAWGQPIYLGVPPRCKAAPSPFEDCSSSGNKEFYPKKEPGFHPPAKDEVLSQMLGKGQAGQDGDGEGEPAVPELPGAPWRDGRAGGSSVVPAPHARTPPPSTGHPLFLLQPGAVGGCGGPWVGTRANATNFPPEPGSGHPSEPKDLEYQSLGVPGEPDTSPPLTDGHYPLALAKPEPSPACFCPAPGCDGCPGVGCGVLGPFEPTLGIPGDRFPCPPSNHTKLKKTWLTRHSEQSLPRCKAPRRDGGPEPAGEGKRSAKRPHGTVDGPHAAGEGAGAAKRGMKATMAVACPENGGDAEERRMELGEGEPPEPRESWCLQSVPCTTLPDSIPRCCACAARTAGAHEGEEEEEEPPESTCRLLHFRRFAFGDDGELSVDGFCTLGEADGDTTLWLEGSGPERGNRSAGSSLCLAKYLLGVLGDPFCEAVRRDRDVWPGAPGGPEGVTAWRRGEGAPQLCDCCQRGFFNSHWSCTRCGFQLCPECHRSRQEADGHEGLAQLPECIPGQDHHVASLVPTQFVPTCVLTQLWKLLHEVRAKFSIESHCPCGDGAVEQSPVEPPGSSQELPGAAVPTLPSRGDGPADTSRPIKEESPEGGPPSPGQPPPRGAVQTATLCDLLASTAVKLCLGQDGVRMAFAPVSPALPSDNRLTSILDSIIARVVERKIQERQAGGELSPPSPPSPPCPSGPPTSHCILAPSGLLWLHDPGHASNYKLFQEHWRRGQPVLVSGLQKRLEGRLWGPESFRPAGGERAVEAVNLRVPASRVRMSSREFWDGFAASAASPKPEQGGGDLLKLESGFGDMELCRATNLSASLPLPEYCGPTGRLNLATYLRGQRARPWLRPRVCVAYGVNPQDRTIGTKNLTVEATDSISVLVHTAAREDLLPQADAEGLDAPLKERLWDAGSQPGALWHIFRPEDAGRIRDFLQKACEDQGQEGVAPAEPPGRYLDVSLRRRLREECGVSSWTLLQSLGDAVLVPAGAPHQVQSLTGTISVEQRFLSPENAARLRDHSTHPQLRAQLDGMIFSAVREAVGILRGCK, encoded by the exons ATGGCCAGCGACGCGAGGATGGGGGAGACCCCGCCACGGTGGAGGAGAGCCCAGGAGGCAGCGCAGGACGCCCGGGGCATGGAGAGCAGCGGGGTGGTCTTGTCCCGGAGCACCGCCGCCGAACTGGGACTCCCGGGCTACCAGGAGCCCGGCAAGCTGAGCTACGGCGTGGAgaaggggtgtccctggaggGGCTCCGAGGGATGCTTGGGGACAGGACGGGAGCTTGCTGGTGGCCGGCTGGGCTGTCCCTACCCACCGGCCCCACCGTGCCTGCGCGACACCCTGTGCCGCCCCAAGGATGGAGCCGAGCTCCCGCCGCTGCTGCCACCGCCCAGGAACGGGCAGCCCAAGGCGGGCTGGGATGAGCCCTGCAAGGACCACCAGGGGCCACGGTGGGCTGAGGCCGTGCTGGCCCCCCTGGCCCTCTACAGCCACGCGTACCACCGCTACCCCCTGCCCTTCCCGGGGATGGAGACCCAGCGCCCCGACACCGCCGGCAAGCCCCGCGCCGCTGCGGGGGACGGAGCCGGTGACCCCCCGGCTTTCCGCCACTGCCCCTTCCTCGTGGAGGCCAAGCACAGCCCCTTCCTCCTGTCCTCGCTGCTGCCCACCGGACCCCCGGCTGACCCCCCGTTCGGCGGCGGGGGGACGGAGGGACCGGGGACGATGGGCGACGGGCGCTTCGCCGGCGTGGACTGGCGCCTGGGCTCCTACGTGCCCGCCTGGGGCCAGCCCATCTACCTGGGGGTCCCGCCGAGGTGCAAGGCGGCTCCGTCCCCCTTCGAGGACTGCTCCAGCTCAGGGAACAAG gAGTTTTACCCGAAGAAAGAACCCGGCTTCCACCCCCCGGCCAAGGACGAAGTGCTATCGCAGATGCTGGGCAAGGGCCAGGCCGGGCAGGATGGAGACGGGGAAGGGGAACCAGCAGTGCCGGAGCTGCCGGGAGCCCCGTGGAGGGATGGCCGAGCAGGGGGCAGCTCAGTGGTGCCCGCTCCCCATGCCCGCACGCCTCCCCCCAGCACCGGCcaccccctcttcctcctgcagcccGGTGccgtggggggctgcgggggtccctgggtgggcACACGGGCCAACGCCACCAATTTCCCCCCGGAGCCGGGCTCAGGCCATCCCTCCGAGCCCAAAGACCTGGAGTACCAAAGCCTTGGAGTACCGGGGGAGCCTGACACATCACCTCCGCTCACGGATGGGCACTACCCGCTGGCCCTTGCCAAGCCAGAGCCATCCCCGGCTTGCTTCTGCCCCGCACCGGGCTGCGATGGGTGCCcgggggtgggctgtggggtgctCGGCCCCTTCGAGCCCACCCTGGGCATCCCCGGGGACCGTTTTCCGTGCCCACCCAGCAACCACACCAAGCTGAAGAAGACCTGGCTGACGCGGCATTCGGAGCAGTCGCTGCCGCGCTGCAAGGCTCCCCGGCGGGACGGTGGCCCCGAGCCGGCCGGTGAGGGCAAACGCTCGGCCAAGCGCCCGCACGGCACCGTCGACGGACCCCACGCTGCCGGCGAGGGTGCCGGGGCTGCCAAACGGGGCATGAAGGCCACCATGGCTGTGGCATGCCCGGAGAACGGAGGGGACGCggaggagaggaggatggagctgggagagggag AGCCACCGGAGCCGCGGGAGTCCTGGTGCCTGCAGAGCGTGCCCTGCACCACCCTGCCCGACAGCATCCCGCGGTGCTGTGCCTGCGCTGCCCGGACCGCCGGGGCCCACgaaggcgaggaagaggaggaggagccccCCGAGAGCACTTGCAGGCTGCTGCACTTCCGCAG gtTTGCCTTTGGGGACGACGGGGAGCTGAGTGTCGATGGCTTCTGCACCCTGGGGGAGGCGGATGGGGACACGACGTTGTGGCTGGAGGGGTCCGGCCCCGAGCGAGGGAACAGGAGCGCgggcagcagcctctgcctgGCCAAGTAcctgctgggggtcctgggggacccCTTCTGCGAGGCCGTCCGCCGGGACAGGGACGTGTGGCCGGGAGCCCCCGGCGGGCCCGAGG GGGTGACGGCctggaggcggggggaaggagcCCCCCAGCTCTGCGACTGCTGCCAGCGCGGCTTCTTCAACTCCCACTGGAGCTGCACCAGATGTGGCTTCCAGCTGTGCCCCGAGTGCCACCgcagcaggcaggaggctgacggccacg AGGGTCTGGCGCAGCTGCCTGAGTGCATCCCCGGGCAAGACCACCACGTCGCGTCCCTCGTCCCCACACAGTTTGTCCCCACCTGTG TCCTGACCCAGCTCTGGAAGCTGCTCCACGAGGTCCGGGCTAAATTCAGCATCGAGTCACACTGTCCCtgcggggacggggctgtggAGCAGAGCCCGGTGGAGcccccagggagcagccag gagctgccgggggctgcggTGCCCACCCTCCCGTCCCGCGGTGATGGCCCAGCCGACACCTCCCGACCCATCAAGGAAG AGAGCCCCGAGGGGGGGCCACCATCGCCGGGGCAGCCGCCCCCCCGGGGGGCCGTGCAAACCGCCACCCTCTGCGACCTCCTCGCCTCCACCGCCGTCAAGCTGTGCCTGGGGCAGGACGGGGTGCGCATGGCCTTCGCCCCCGTCTCCCCCGCTTTGCCCAGC GACAACCGCTTGACCAGCATCCTGGACAGCATCATCGCCCGCGTGGTGGAgaggaagatccaggagaggCAGGCGGGGGGTGAAttgagcccccccagcccccctagccccccctgtccctccggcccccccacctcccactgcATCCTAGCCCCCAGCGGGCTGCTCTGGCTGCACGACCCCGGCCACGCCAGCAACTACAAACTCTTCCAAGAGCActggcggcggggccag CCTGTCCTTGTTTCAGGGCTGCAGAAGAGGCTGGAGGGGCGGCTGTGGGGGCCGGAGTCGTTCCGCCCggccgggggggagcgggcggtGGAGGCGGTGAACCTGCGGGTACCAGCCAGCCGAGTCAGGATGAGCAGCCGGGAGTTTTGGGATGGCTTCGCTGCCAGCGCCG catccccgaAGCCGGAGCAGGGCGGTGGGGACCTGCTGAAGCTGGAGAGTGGCTTTGGGGACATGGAGCTGTGCCG GGCCACCAACCTGAGCGCCAGCTTGCCACTGCCGGAGTACTGCGGGCCCACCGGCCGCCTCAACCTGGCCACCTACCTGCGGGGCCAGCGGGCCCGGCCCTGGCTGCGCCCACGGGTCTGCGTGGCTTATG GCGTCAATCCCCAGGACCGGACCATTGGGACCAAAAACCTGACGGTGGAGGCAACCGACTCCATCAGCGTCCTGGTGCACACCGCGGCACGGGAGG ACCTGCTCCCACAAGCCGATGCCGAGGGTCTGGATGCGCCGCTGAAGGAACGGCTCTGGGATGCCGGCAGCCAACCCGGTGCCCTGTGGCACATCTTCCGCCCTGAGGATGCCGGCCGCATCAGGGATTTCTTGCAGAAG GCGTGCGAGGACCAAGGGCAGGAGGGGGTGGCCCCGGCGGAGCCCCCCGGCCGCTACCTGGACGTCTCGCTGCGGAGGCGGCTGCGGGAGGAGTGCGGGGTGAGCAGCTGGACCCTCCTCCAGTCCCTGGGAGATGCGGTGCTGGTCCCCGCCGGGGCTCCCCACCAG GTGCAGAGCCTCACCGGCACCATCAGCGTGGAGCAGCGGTTCCTCTCCCCGGAGAACGCCGCTCGCCTGCGGGACCACAGCACCCACCCCCAGCTCCGCGCCCAG CTTGATGGCATGATCTTCTCCGCTGTGCGGGAGGCCGTGGGCATCCTGCGGGGCTGCAAGTGA